From one Spiroplasma endosymbiont of Lasioglossum villosulum genomic stretch:
- a CDS encoding ankyrin repeat domain-containing protein, translating to MNDDLNEKLINSAWNGDLDTINILLINNCADVNYLTINNFSALTLAAWNGHLNIVKTLLENDANINHANIFGNTALLLAAENNHIEIVNTLIENNANINHENNGNETALILAAKNGHLNIVNILIMQHNINIDHPNNFNNTALTLTAKNGHLNIVNVLITHNANVNHINEDNDETALILAARNGHHEIINLLIDNFANINHENRYGDTALIWAARNGHLNIVNSLIMQHNININHENIEGYTAFKWAATNGYLDITNVIIAHNANTDHTNQINNNALIWSARNGYLNIVNSLIIHNTNINYVNEKGDTALIWSTWKGYLEIVNTLLAKNVNVNYSDQSGYSPLMIAAKNGFLEITNALIKNGANVNHTNQVGDTALILAAKNGFLKIVNSLIENNANLNYANQNGNTALMMANKNNHIKIARIIEQINQINQLKAENLINAKEMILNINNVLNEQLKKTNKIKDNQNDNEIWKNNQEEIIEIIDNYKHNLNQKLKNINSELNNHSLKKDFINILKFGKENYSLLHIAVLNDWQKLVTYLINEWPVDIDYQNNSGNSAWNHACMLLQPKNTLTIKKEHQLTYKNKVFIKQLIPSSPNWNPIEKKKLIKMLVKIEKNYWLLYAKR from the coding sequence ATGAATGACGATTTAAATGAAAAATTAATAAATAGTGCTTGAAATGGCGATTTAGATACAATTAATATTTTACTGATAAATAATTGTGCTGATGTTAATTATTTAACTATAAATAATTTTAGTGCTTTAACACTAGCCGCCTGAAATGGACACTTAAATATCGTTAAAACTTTACTAGAAAATGATGCTAATATTAATCATGCTAATATATTTGGTAATACTGCTTTATTATTAGCTGCTGAAAATAATCATATTGAAATAGTTAATACACTAATAGAAAATAACGCTAATATTAATCATGAAAATAATGGTAATGAAACTGCTTTAATCTTAGCTGCTAAAAACGGACACTTAAATATCGTTAATATCTTAATAATGCAACATAATATTAATATTGATCATCCTAATAATTTTAATAATACTGCTTTAACACTAACTGCTAAAAACGGACACTTAAATATCGTTAATGTATTAATAACACATAATGCCAATGTTAATCATATAAATGAAGATAATGATGAAACCGCTTTAATCTTAGCTGCCAGAAACGGACACCATGAAATCATTAATCTCTTAATCGATAATTTTGCTAATATTAATCATGAAAATCGTTATGGTGATACAGCTTTAATATGAGCCGCCAGAAACGGACACTTAAATATTGTTAATAGCTTAATAATGCAACATAATATTAATATTAATCATGAAAATATAGAAGGTTACACTGCTTTCAAGTGAGCCGCTACAAACGGATATTTAGATATAACTAATGTTATAATAGCGCATAATGCTAATACCGATCATACAAATCAAATAAATAATAATGCTTTAATATGAAGCGCGCGAAATGGTTATCTAAATATAGTTAATAGTTTAATAATACATAATACCAATATTAATTATGTAAATGAAAAAGGTGATACAGCTTTAATATGAAGTACTTGAAAAGGTTATTTGGAAATAGTTAACACTTTACTAGCAAAAAATGTTAATGTTAATTATTCAGATCAATCTGGTTACAGTCCTTTAATGATAGCTGCTAAAAATGGTTTTTTAGAAATTACTAATGCTTTAATAAAAAATGGCGCCAATGTTAATCATACAAATCAAGTTGGTGATACCGCTTTAATCTTAGCTGCTAAAAATGGTTTTTTAAAAATTGTTAATAGTTTAATAGAAAATAACGCTAATCTTAATTATGCAAATCAAAATGGTAATACAGCTTTAATGATGGCCAATAAAAATAACCATATAAAAATAGCAAGAATAATCGAACAAATAAATCAAATAAATCAACTAAAGGCAGAAAATTTAATAAATGCTAAAGAAATGATACTAAACATTAATAATGTTTTAAATGAACAACTAAAAAAAACTAATAAAATAAAAGATAATCAAAATGATAATGAAATTTGAAAAAATAATCAAGAAGAAATTATTGAAATCATTGATAACTATAAACATAATTTAAATCAAAAACTTAAAAATATTAATTCAGAACTTAATAATCATTCTCTAAAAAAAGATTTTATTAATATTCTAAAGTTTGGAAAAGAAAATTATTCATTATTACATATAGCAGTATTAAATGATTGACAAAAATTAGTAACTTATTTAATAAATGAATGACCAGTTGATATTGATTATCAAAATAACTCAGGAAATTCAGCATGAAATCACGCTTGTATGTTATTACAACCAAAAAATACTTTGACTATTAAAAAAGAACATCAATTAACTTATAAAAATAAAGTATTTATAAAACAATTAATTCCTTCATCTCCAAATTGAAATCCAATTGAAAAAAAGAAATTAATAAAAATGCTAGTGAAAATAGAAAAAAATTATTGACTATTATATGCCAAAAGATAA
- the uvrC gene encoding excinuclease ABC subunit UvrC — translation MAEKSLLQMKIKLLPNIAGCYLFKDIHNNLIYVGKANSLKKRVTSYLNKASNFKTMLLVNDIHDVEYITTSNEKEALILEQTLIKKHHPKYNILLTDDKKYPYIQITNNRDPQYRYVRSATKKEGHYYGPFPDGTGAREILKLLERIFPLRKCAGNLGKPCLYYHLQQCSGACFKSVPITYYEDMISKIDQFFKGNVTAVKKILINNMNISVENLQFENANRIKILLSKIDLFLSQQVVEFQDYGNRDFINFLIEDEMVVLITLFYRNGKLQAKDEQIVQNNYLEIQDLIRNYCQQLYSKNTLPNEIYLPSNIDLKQLKLLFPQIKFINPIKGTKEHILTLAKTNAIYAWNNYLQTNQFNAPLNMMKVLSQWLKIPNLNHLEVFDVSNLQQSASVGGMIVYKNGNPSFNDYRKFLLVPKIVDDYHRFCEMIYRRYHHLVINKLPLPDLIIVDGGKPQISATLEQLTLLNLTIPIIGLVKNKKHQTDKIINDKMQIINIPKTDACFLFLSKLQDQVHNYAIKYHKAKRSQSMISSVLSSVPGIGLQLQNKILQQFPTWQLLQNATKTELSSLVKSKVILEKLWKELHSFE, via the coding sequence ATGGCAGAAAAATCTTTACTACAAATGAAAATTAAACTTTTACCTAATATTGCTGGATGCTATTTATTTAAAGATATACATAATAATTTAATTTATGTTGGTAAAGCTAATTCATTAAAAAAACGAGTAACTTCATATTTAAATAAAGCCAGTAATTTTAAAACAATGTTATTAGTTAATGATATTCATGATGTTGAATACATTACGACATCTAATGAAAAAGAGGCTTTAATTTTAGAACAAACATTGATTAAAAAACATCATCCTAAATATAATATTTTGTTAACAGATGATAAAAAATATCCTTATATTCAAATCACTAATAATCGTGATCCACAATATCGTTATGTACGTAGTGCTACTAAAAAAGAGGGACATTATTATGGACCATTTCCCGATGGTACTGGTGCGCGTGAAATTTTAAAGTTATTGGAACGAATTTTTCCATTACGAAAATGTGCTGGTAATCTTGGTAAACCTTGTTTATATTATCATTTACAGCAATGTTCTGGCGCTTGTTTTAAATCAGTACCTATTACTTATTATGAAGATATGATTAGTAAAATTGATCAATTTTTCAAAGGGAATGTTACTGCTGTTAAAAAAATATTAATTAATAATATGAATATTAGTGTTGAAAACTTACAATTTGAAAATGCTAATCGTATTAAAATTTTGTTATCAAAAATAGATCTATTTTTATCACAACAAGTTGTTGAGTTTCAAGATTATGGAAATCGCGATTTTATTAATTTTTTAATTGAAGATGAAATGGTTGTTTTAATTACTTTATTTTATCGTAATGGTAAATTGCAAGCTAAAGATGAACAAATAGTTCAAAATAATTACTTAGAAATTCAAGATTTAATTCGTAATTATTGTCAACAACTATATAGTAAAAATACATTGCCAAATGAAATATATTTACCATCAAATATTGATTTAAAACAATTAAAATTATTATTTCCACAAATAAAATTTATTAATCCAATTAAAGGAACAAAAGAACATATTTTAACATTGGCAAAAACCAATGCCATTTATGCATGAAATAATTATTTACAGACTAATCAGTTTAATGCGCCGTTAAATATGATGAAAGTATTATCACAATGATTAAAAATTCCTAATTTAAATCATTTAGAGGTTTTTGATGTTTCTAATCTTCAACAAAGTGCTAGTGTTGGTGGTATGATTGTTTATAAGAATGGTAATCCTAGTTTTAATGATTATCGCAAATTTTTATTAGTTCCAAAAATTGTTGATGATTATCATCGTTTTTGTGAAATGATTTATCGTAGATATCATCACTTAGTTATTAATAAATTGCCACTTCCTGATTTAATTATTGTTGATGGTGGAAAACCACAAATTAGTGCTACATTAGAACAACTAACATTATTAAACTTAACAATTCCTATTATTGGATTAGTTAAAAATAAAAAACATCAAACTGATAAAATTATAAATGATAAAATGCAAATTATTAATATTCCTAAGACTGATGCTTGTTTTTTATTTTTGAGTAAATTACAAGATCAAGTTCATAATTATGCAATTAAATATCATAAAGCAAAGCGAAGTCAATCAATGATAAGTAGTGTTTTATCATCAGTACCAGGAATTGGTTTACAATTACAAAATAAAATATTACAGCAATTTCCAACTTGACAATTATTGCAAAATGCTACAAAAACAGAACTTTCATCATTAGTTAAATCAAAAGTAATTTTAGAAAAACTATGAAAAGAATTACATAGTTTTGAATAA
- a CDS encoding ribonuclease J: MAKIKVFALGGLDERGKNLYVVEVNDKIFVFDAGIRLPEREILGIDIIIPDYTYLKENKHRIQGIFISKPSDDAFGALPYILKDFNKIKPEYKVPIFTSKLTDFMIKQKLERFRFINQNEIIIKTIEPEQKVSFGNVVVKTFKTTTSIPGSLGFVLTVNNGENIKLNETIVYTGDYIFDGEHRSDFTTDIQHLASVSKNDVLLLISEATCANRKAFTAPKHKIQTIIEPVLKEAPGRVILACYDQDLYRVSEILNAIKETDSKRKIAVYGATLYDILLKVNDLNAFNIDKSQIINLAQTIGTKDTVIIVTGSGERLFTRMNKIAIGNDDYLKLESQDTIILATPPIPGNELAHAALLDDLARTDVKVINISEKQAWSLNASYEDIKLMVNIIEPKYFLPVKGLYKDFVAAQAAAIDAGVLHNNALIHDNGEVITFENGKLIDNFVKQYVARPSRFNDKNATNKTTDNLIKTGDVYVDGIGVGDIGSIVISERKQLQRDGILITGVTINCKTKEIVSLIDAQMRGVVYLTNNEEMLKKLQNIIINVIEKYKTNTAFSLSEVKTKMKNDLQDYIKKETGKLPMILTVVNEI; this comes from the coding sequence ATGGCAAAGATAAAAGTATTTGCTCTGGGTGGATTAGATGAACGTGGTAAAAACTTATATGTTGTTGAAGTAAATGATAAGATATTTGTATTTGATGCCGGCATTAGACTCCCAGAAAGAGAAATTTTAGGAATTGATATTATTATTCCAGATTATACATATTTAAAAGAAAATAAACATCGTATTCAAGGTATATTTATTTCAAAACCATCTGATGATGCTTTTGGAGCACTACCTTATATTTTAAAAGATTTTAATAAAATAAAACCCGAGTATAAAGTTCCAATCTTTACTAGTAAATTAACTGATTTTATGATTAAGCAGAAATTAGAACGTTTTCGTTTTATTAATCAAAATGAAATTATAATTAAAACTATTGAGCCTGAACAAAAAGTATCGTTTGGTAATGTTGTTGTTAAAACATTTAAAACAACTACTTCAATTCCAGGTAGTTTAGGTTTTGTTTTAACTGTAAATAATGGTGAAAATATTAAATTAAATGAAACAATTGTTTATACGGGTGATTATATTTTTGATGGTGAACATCGTAGTGATTTTACTACTGATATTCAACATTTAGCTAGTGTTTCTAAAAATGATGTTTTATTATTAATTAGTGAAGCAACATGTGCCAATAGAAAAGCTTTTACAGCTCCTAAGCATAAAATTCAAACTATTATTGAACCAGTATTAAAAGAAGCACCAGGAAGGGTTATTCTTGCATGTTATGATCAAGATTTATATCGTGTTAGTGAAATTCTTAATGCTATTAAAGAAACTGACTCTAAACGTAAAATTGCAGTTTATGGTGCAACTTTATATGATATTTTATTAAAAGTTAATGATTTAAACGCTTTCAATATTGATAAATCACAAATTATTAATTTAGCACAAACAATTGGTACTAAAGATACAGTAATTATTGTTACTGGTAGTGGTGAACGTTTATTTACTAGAATGAATAAAATTGCTATTGGTAATGATGATTATTTAAAACTTGAATCGCAAGATACAATAATTTTAGCAACTCCACCAATTCCAGGAAATGAATTGGCTCATGCAGCCTTATTAGATGACTTAGCACGTACTGATGTTAAAGTTATTAATATATCAGAAAAACAAGCTTGAAGTTTAAATGCTTCTTATGAAGATATTAAGTTAATGGTTAATATTATTGAACCAAAATATTTTTTACCAGTTAAAGGTTTATATAAAGATTTTGTAGCAGCACAAGCAGCAGCCATTGATGCTGGTGTGTTACATAACAATGCTTTAATTCATGATAATGGTGAAGTTATTACTTTTGAAAATGGTAAATTAATTGATAATTTTGTTAAACAGTATGTTGCACGTCCTTCTCGTTTTAATGATAAAAATGCTACTAATAAAACAACAGATAACTTAATAAAAACTGGTGATGTATATGTAGATGGTATTGGTGTTGGTGATATTGGTTCAATTGTTATTAGTGAAAGAAAACAATTACAACGTGATGGTATTTTAATTACAGGAGTGACAATAAATTGTAAAACTAAGGAAATTGTTTCTTTAATTGATGCACAAATGCGTGGTGTTGTTTATTTAACTAATAATGAAGAAATGTTGAAAAAATTGCAAAACATTATTATTAATGTTATTGAAAAATATAAAACTAATACTGCTTTTAGTCTTAGTGAAGTTAAGACTAAAATGAAAAATGATTTACAAGATTATATTAAAAAAGAAACTGGTAAGTTACCTATGATTTTAACAGTTGTTAATGAAATTTAA
- a CDS encoding polyribonucleotide nucleotidyltransferase, with product MLKEKFLFKEGKYELIVELGTMANLAEKSVKITYGNTVVLTTVSYNEVINNQDFFPLQIVFQEKLYSVGKIPGGFLKREGRPSEYATLCARLIDRSIRPLFPKGFVNEVQVVNNVFALDDACDVRVNAAFGTSLALGLSSLPFQGPSATVVVGKINDELVLNPTQEQLLNSKMELIVGGTKDAINMVEAGCHDILEKDMIKALKFAHEHIIKLIIFQESIIEKLKPNKFEPQLALIPVNIEQFVETNCQSQISKISTTVDKKSRSNLIKNLVEETFQSFKNEFNQEVLNIGEETTIHNLCKSIDQLLQKAMRTMILKNNVRVDGRKADDIRKLTSMIDVLPIVHGSAMFTRGETQVLSVLTLGALAEHQIIDGLGKEEYKRFIHHYNFSPFSVGETGRMGVPSRREIGHGALGEKALLQIIPLEKDFPYTIRLVSEVLASNGSTSQAAICASSMALMAGGVPIRAAIAGIAMGLIKEEKDFTILTDIQGLEDHLGDMDFKVAGTANGICALQMDIKITGIDFNIITQALEKARVARLQVLANMNEVIKKPRTTLAPNAPKIIQKLIPIDKIRDIIGVGGKVINKIITDCDNVKIDIEDDGRLMIYHNEQSAIDKAWQIIESIVNPVQIKIGSEFDSKVVKIVNFGVFVNLQDKIDGLIHISEFSKKFNKRIDNLNNVVKINDIIKVRVIKVEDNSKLSLEIIDK from the coding sequence ATGTTAAAAGAAAAATTCCTTTTTAAAGAAGGAAAATATGAATTAATTGTTGAATTAGGTACAATGGCTAATTTAGCAGAAAAATCAGTAAAAATTACTTATGGAAATACAGTTGTATTAACAACTGTATCTTATAATGAAGTTATTAATAATCAAGATTTTTTTCCATTACAAATAGTTTTTCAAGAAAAGTTATATTCAGTTGGTAAGATTCCGGGTGGTTTTTTAAAGCGTGAAGGTCGACCTAGTGAATATGCAACACTATGTGCTAGATTAATTGATCGTTCAATTCGTCCATTATTTCCAAAAGGTTTTGTTAATGAAGTGCAAGTTGTAAATAATGTTTTTGCGTTAGATGATGCTTGTGATGTTAGAGTAAATGCAGCTTTTGGGACTTCACTTGCTTTAGGATTAAGTAGTTTGCCATTTCAGGGTCCTAGTGCTACTGTTGTTGTTGGTAAAATAAATGATGAACTTGTCCTTAATCCAACACAAGAGCAATTATTAAATTCAAAAATGGAATTAATTGTTGGTGGAACAAAAGATGCCATCAATATGGTTGAAGCAGGATGTCATGATATTTTAGAAAAAGATATGATTAAAGCATTAAAATTTGCACATGAACATATTATTAAATTAATAATTTTTCAAGAAAGTATCATTGAAAAATTAAAACCAAATAAATTTGAGCCACAGTTAGCATTAATTCCTGTTAATATTGAACAATTTGTAGAAACAAATTGTCAATCACAAATTAGTAAAATTAGTACTACTGTTGATAAAAAAAGTCGAAGCAACTTGATTAAAAATTTAGTTGAAGAAACATTTCAAAGTTTTAAAAATGAATTTAATCAAGAAGTTTTAAATATTGGTGAAGAAACAACTATTCATAATTTATGCAAAAGTATTGATCAATTATTACAAAAAGCAATGCGTACTATGATTTTAAAAAATAATGTACGAGTTGATGGACGAAAAGCTGATGATATTAGAAAATTAACAAGTATGATTGATGTTTTACCTATTGTTCATGGTAGTGCAATGTTTACTCGTGGTGAAACACAAGTTTTATCAGTTTTAACGTTGGGTGCACTTGCTGAACATCAAATTATTGATGGATTAGGTAAAGAAGAGTATAAACGTTTTATTCATCATTATAATTTTTCTCCATTTTCTGTTGGTGAAACCGGAAGAATGGGTGTTCCTTCACGACGTGAGATTGGTCATGGCGCCCTTGGTGAAAAAGCATTATTACAAATTATTCCTCTTGAAAAAGATTTCCCTTATACAATTAGATTAGTATCAGAAGTATTAGCATCAAATGGTTCAACTTCACAAGCAGCAATTTGTGCTTCATCAATGGCATTAATGGCTGGTGGTGTACCAATTAGAGCTGCAATTGCTGGTATTGCCATGGGTTTAATTAAAGAAGAAAAAGATTTTACAATTTTAACTGACATTCAAGGATTAGAAGATCACTTAGGTGATATGGATTTTAAAGTGGCAGGAACAGCCAATGGTATTTGTGCTTTACAAATGGATATTAAAATTACTGGTATTGATTTTAATATTATTACACAAGCTTTGGAAAAAGCCAGAGTTGCGAGATTACAAGTATTAGCAAACATGAATGAAGTAATTAAAAAGCCTAGAACTACATTGGCACCTAATGCTCCAAAAATTATTCAAAAGTTAATTCCAATTGATAAAATTCGTGATATTATTGGTGTTGGTGGGAAAGTTATTAATAAAATTATTACCGACTGTGATAATGTTAAAATTGATATTGAAGATGATGGACGATTGATGATTTATCATAATGAACAATCAGCCATTGATAAAGCTTGACAAATTATTGAAAGTATTGTTAATCCTGTTCAAATTAAAATCGGTTCTGAATTTGATAGTAAAGTTGTAAAAATTGTTAATTTTGGTGTTTTTGTTAATTTACAAGATAAGATTGATGGTTTAATTCATATTTCAGAATTTTCAAAAAAATTTAATAAACGTATTGATAATTTAAATAATGTCGTTAAAATTAATGATATAATTAAAGTTCGAGTAATTAAAGTTGAAGATAATAGTAAGCTTAGTTTAGAAATTATTGATAAATAA
- a CDS encoding rhodanese-like domain-containing protein: protein MFKYKIQNEISISNKDFDKIKNKALIIDVRDVAEYQILKKITNDNGELNIVNIPYYDLIKNPSKYIENKNQVIITICNAGNRSTAAALTLRELGYTNTYVLINGIYGYYKK from the coding sequence ATGTTTAAATATAAAATACAAAATGAAATTTCAATTTCAAATAAAGACTTTGATAAAATTAAAAATAAAGCTTTAATTATTGATGTTCGTGATGTTGCTGAATATCAAATTTTAAAAAAAATAACAAATGATAATGGTGAACTTAATATTGTTAATATTCCTTACTATGATTTGATTAAAAATCCTAGTAAATATATTGAAAACAAAAATCAAGTGATTATAACTATTTGTAATGCAGGAAATCGTTCAACTGCTGCTGCACTAACACTCAGAGAATTGGGCTATACTAACACTTATGTTTTAATTAATGGTATTTATGGATATTACAAAAAATAA